The DNA segment GGCCAGGGTCGATCGCGGAGAATGTCTGGAGGAGTTCGACATCTCTTTCCTGAACGACTCGCTGAGCGATGCGATTGCCCAACAAGCACGTTGCGACAAGCATCCCGAGCTGGGCGAAATCGTCGCGAAGATGATCCACCTGCAGCATGAGATCACTGCCACCGCGCTGCTGAACGAGGAGCGGGTGGCGCGCGTCTGAACGTCGCGCGGACCCGCCGCGGCGGGTCCGCGCCGCGTCATCCTTCGTTTACCCGATCGAAGCGAATTCGGCCGGTTCGATCTCGACGATCGATGCCGCAATGTCGAAGCCGTCGTCGATCTCTTCGCAGCGCAACACCGATACCGCGGCGCTCAGCGGCGGCGTGATCGATTTTGCCGGCCGTACCGTGACCTGAAGGTGCATGCCCGCTTCGAGTGCGCGCGCGCTGAAAAACCGGATGCCACTGGCGCTGAGGTCACGCAACTCGACGGTCTCGTTGGTGTCGGATGCGATATCACGGATCCAGATGGGGCAGCGCATCGGCATGCGGATGAAGTCGCGCTTTTCCGAATAGTCGTTCATGTCGGGTATCCTCACTATATCTTGGGTTCGTAGTGCTTCTTCGCCACCACTGGTAGCGGAGACTAGCCCAAGTAGCGCAGACCGTCGGGAAGCAAAGTATTCAGTCGCGATCGGCTCGGAGGACAATCACAGATGCTGGATCGATTACGCGCCTATTTCGGTGCGCCTCCGGCCTCGCCGGCTGACGACGAGGCTGCGCTGCATCTCGCCGCCGCGGCGCTGCTGATCGAGGTCGCCAAGGCCGATCATTGCCTCGAACAGATCGAACTGGAGCGCATGCAGGCGGTGCTCGCGCGCGAGTGGGGACTGGGCCAGCGAGATCTCGATGATCTGCTCGCGGTAGCCCGGGACAATTCCGCGAACAGCGTGTCCTTGCATCAGGAGGTCGACCTGATCAACCGCCATTTCTCGCCGCAGCAGAAATGCGACCTGGTGCGCGGTCTGTGGCAGGTCGCCGGTGCCGATGGCCAGATTCACCATCACGAAGAGGCGTTGGTCCGCCGGCTCGCCGATCTGCTGTACGTCTCGCACAGCGATTTCATCCGTGAGAAGCACCGCGCCCTGGGTGATGCCTGACAGGGTGCGCGGCGAGGCGAATCGGGTGGTCAGTCGAGGATCAGGGTGATCAGCTGCTTGGGTCCATGGATCCCGTAAGCGAGGGTCTGCTCTATGTCGGCGGTCTTCGAAGGCCCAGAGATCAGCAGCGCATTCGTCGGCATGCCTCGGGCCCATCGTTCTTGCTCGATCATCGCCGCGAAGTTCTCGAACAGCCGGTCCGCGTCCAGCAGGGCAAGGTGCAGCGGCGGCACCAACGACATCAGGCGCGGTTCTTCGGCGTCCGGCCACAGCACCAGGCTGCCGCTTTCCGCTAGGCCGCCGCGGCTGCCGGTGATCGCGAAATCGACGTCGCGAAACAGGGCCTGTTTCCATTCCTCGATGGGCCGGTCGTAGCGCCTGATCCGGAACGCATCGGTCGCGCCGGCCGCGAAGCGCTCGGCGACCGGCCCGTGGCCGAGCAGCACGCGCGAAAGGCCGCGCTCGGGCAGTTCGCGGTTGATCCAGTCGACCCAGGCGTCGCGCGCGACCCGGTGCACTTCGCCGCGGACTGCCTGCATGCGTTCTGTGAACGCCGCGATACGCTGTTCGCGGTCCCAGCCGAGTGGCTTGCTGTAGACCGGCGGCTGGGCGACGGCGTGAGGCCGGTTGGCCCGCAGCCGTTCGAGTATCCGGCGGCGCGCCTCACTCATCGCCAAAGCCCTCGGCCCGGGCCAGTTCGCGCAGGCTGCGTGCTGC comes from the Chromatiaceae bacterium genome and includes:
- a CDS encoding PilZ domain-containing protein, coding for MNDYSEKRDFIRMPMRCPIWIRDIASDTNETVELRDLSASGIRFFSARALEAGMHLQVTVRPAKSITPPLSAAVSVLRCEEIDDGFDIAASIVEIEPAEFASIG
- a CDS encoding TerB family tellurite resistance protein; amino-acid sequence: MLDRLRAYFGAPPASPADDEAALHLAAAALLIEVAKADHCLEQIELERMQAVLAREWGLGQRDLDDLLAVARDNSANSVSLHQEVDLINRHFSPQQKCDLVRGLWQVAGADGQIHHHEEALVRRLADLLYVSHSDFIREKHRALGDA
- a CDS encoding lactate utilization protein yields the protein MSEARRRILERLRANRPHAVAQPPVYSKPLGWDREQRIAAFTERMQAVRGEVHRVARDAWVDWINRELPERGLSRVLLGHGPVAERFAAGATDAFRIRRYDRPIEEWKQALFRDVDFAITGSRGGLAESGSLVLWPDAEEPRLMSLVPPLHLALLDADRLFENFAAMIEQERWARGMPTNALLISGPSKTADIEQTLAYGIHGPKQLITLILD